A window of Carassius carassius chromosome 44, fCarCar2.1, whole genome shotgun sequence contains these coding sequences:
- the trmt1 gene encoding tRNA (guanine(26)-N(2))-dimethyltransferase translates to MDSKKEAEDSLDTSSAGADSTSTALPEEETQPSSSTESCQTSSTEAGLLPGETVVREGKAAILFPSANEVFYNPVQEFNRDLTCAVITEFAREQLAQRGVRILIPGEKDRVVVRLSEEKNGREEQDTSEQTGNEQQMEEEGDKKELITASVGERCEQGLRVLEGLAASGLRSVRFALELPGLMSITANDYSAKAAALIARNAQHNNVSHILQASQRDASMVMYEARGRKERYDVIDLDPYGSPSPFLDAAVQAVSEGGLLCITCTDMAVMAGNSGETCYSKYGSVSIKSKYCHEMALRIILHSLDQRAAVYQRYIEPLLSVSVDFYIRVFVRVKTGQAVVKNSASKQALLYNCVGCGAFHLQRMGKKMSKGKHMKYSAATGPPVGPSCEHCGQRHQLGGPIWAEPIHDITFVQKVLSAVSGNPTRFKTSKRIEGVLSMVTEELQDIPLYYVLDHLSSTVHCNTPSMLQFRSALLHAGYRVSLSHACKNAVKTDAPAEVLWDIIRCWEKTNPVKRERLSETSPAHRILSKEPTLQACFEIREDANPQSRKRHLTRFQENPQANWGPKARAKAGGRISSELEDKRKQFQGKRKKPITDSSQLKSFHCKKFRKGTCTYGDKCCYSHELEKETEEKMD, encoded by the exons ATGGACAGCAAGAAAGAAGCGGAAGACTCCCTGGACACGAGCAGTGCAGGTGCAGACAGTACTAGCACAGCATTACCAGAGGAAGAAACACAACCGTCCAGCTCTACAGAGAGCTGCCAGACCTCATCTACAGAAGCAGGGCTTTTACCAGGGGAGACCGTTGTCAGAGAGGGAAAGGCTGCCATTTTATTCCCAAGTGCTAATGAGGTGTTCTACAACCCTGTGCAGGAGTTCAATCGAGATTTAAC ATGTGCGGTGATCACAGAGTTTGCTAGGGAGCAGCTGGCTCAGAGGGGCGTCCGGATCTTGATCCCGGGTGAGAAAGATCGAGTTGTGGTTCGGCTCTCGGAGGAGAAGAATGGAAGAGAGGAACAGGACACATCAGAACAGACTGGAAATGAGCAGCAAATGGAAGAAGAGGGTGACAAGAAAGAGTTAATCACTGCATCTGTAGGGGAAAGATGTGAG CAAGGTCTGCGTGTGCTGGAGGGTCTGGCAGCATCAGGCCTGCGTTCTGTACGGTTTGCTCTGGAGCTTCCTGGCCTGATGAGCATCACTGCTAATGATTACTCTGCTAAAGCTGCTGCCCTGATCGCCCGCAATGCACAACACAACAACGTGTCCCACATACTGCAAGCCAGCCAAAGAGATGCCAG CATGGTGATGTATGAGGCAAGAGGGAGGAAGGAACGATATGATGTTATTGATCTTGACCCCTATGGCAGCCCTTCTCCATTTCTGGATGCAGCTGTGCAGGCTGTCAGTGAGGGTG GGTTGCTTTGCATTACATGCACGGATATGGCTGTAATGGCTGGAAATAGCGGGGAGACCTGCTACAGCAAATATGGCTCTGTGTCCATCAAGTCCAAATACTGTCATGAGATG gctttgCGTATAATTCTGCACAGTTTAGATCAGAGAGCAGCTGTTTATCAGCGCTACATTGAACCTCTCTTGAGTGTGAGTGTGGATTTCTACATCCGTGTATTCGTCAGAGTCAAAACAGGCCAGGCCGTGGTCAAAAACTCTGCAAG TAAGCAGGCGCTGCTGTATAACTGTGTCGGATGTGGTGCGTTTCATCTTCAGAGGATGGGGAAGAAGATGAGCAAAGGCAAACA TATGAAGTATTCGGCAGCAACTGGACCACCTGTAGGGCCCAGCTGTGAACACTGTGGCCAGAGACACCAG TTGGGCGGTCCCATCTGGGCGGAGCCTATTCATGACATTACATTTGTTCAGAAGGTTCTGAGTGCTGTTTCAGGGAACCCCACCCGCTTCAAAACGTCCAAGCGGATAGAGGGGGTTCTTAGCATGGTGACCGAG GAGCTGCAGGATATTCCTCTGTATTATGTTTTGGATCATTTGAGCAGCACAGTTCACTGCAACACTCCGTCCATGCTGCAGTTCAG GTCAGCTCTCCTGCATGCTGGGTACAGAGTGTCTCTCTCTCATGCTTGTAAAAATGCAGTGAAGACCGACGCTCCTGCTGAGGTGTTGTGGGATATCATTCGTTGCTGG GAAAAGACCAACCCCGTGAAAAGAGAGCGGTTATCAGAAACCAGTCCTGCTCACCGGATTCTCTCCAAAGAGCCAAC TCTTCAAGCCTGCTTTGAAATCCGAGAAGATGCGAACCCTCAATCACGAAAACGGCACCTCACACGTTTCCAGGAGAACCCACAGGCCAACTGGGGACCCAAAGCACGTGCCAAAGCTGG TGGAAGAATCTCCTCTGAGCTGGAGGATAAAAGGAAACAGTTTCAGGGTAAAAGAAAGAAACCGATCACAGACTCTTCTCAACTCAAGAGCTTCCACTGTAAGAAGTTTCGGAAA ggAACATGTACATATGGAGATAAATGCTGTTATTCGCATGAACTTGAGAAAGAAACTGAGGAAAAGATGGACTAA